One region of Marivirga arenosa genomic DNA includes:
- the secDF gene encoding protein translocase subunit SecDF — MKNRGFIVFMTVIVTLLCIYYLSFTFVSNGIKDDATAYATDQEGNINYSQRQEYLDSVYNVPVYNLLGAEFTYKEVQDMELNLGLDLQGGMHVTLEVSPVDIIKGLSGNNEDEGFNQALETAKERQKTSQNSFVDLFYQAFQEEYPDKKLSEFFATSANRERISFQTEDSEVMRIIRSEVDDAIDRSFEILRTRIDRFGTSQPNIQKLENTGRIQIELPGVDNPERVRKLLQGVAKLEFLQVVEVNEVSDALGAANELIVEEQKAKQSNELVSEDATDVSEEESADLADLLSEDETDTTAVAEGDSTDASLDSLENAQNVSPLFSLIRSQYGLVYEVTDTAKINDIIQREDVQALFPRNTRLIWDVKPRKLDDGTELLELYVVRTLRNNQAMLTGEVINDARQTFDQVGQPAVDMSMDATGARKWAKITRENINKRIAIVLDNYVYSAPNVNVEIPNGKSIIEGNFTIEEAKDLANILKAGSLPAPTRIVEEAIIGPTLGKEARAQGIISIVAGLAMVLIFMVAYYAKGGLIANIALVFNIFFILGILAQLNAALTLPGIAGIVLTIGMSIDANVLIFERIREEMRGGSPLLKAISAGYSKAYSSIVDANVTTFLTGAILYWLGQGPVKGFAITLMIGIACSFFSAVFITRVIVSWMSKKGDQSKISFATPFSKNLLTNISANFMSKRKMAYIGSGIVIVIGVVLMVTKGLTFGVDFTGGRSYVVRFADQVETTSLKVALDGTLEDAGTEVKTYGANNILKVTTSYLVNEESTEADNEVKSKIIDGIAQATGMSYVETESAMGDNDFTISGSSKVGATIADDIRNSSQESVIFALIAIFIYILIRFRRWQFGLGAVVALFHDTLFVLSAFAIAKLLGFSFEIDQVFIAAILTVIGYSINDTVVVFDRIRETLGVKSKASNVETFNMAINNTISRTLMTSITTLVVILILFIFGGEVLRGFSFALLVGILVGTYSSIFIATPVVLDLAKGSKKKQVEA, encoded by the coding sequence ATGAAGAACAGAGGATTTATAGTGTTTATGACTGTAATAGTTACATTATTATGTATCTATTATTTGTCATTCACTTTTGTGTCGAACGGCATTAAAGATGATGCCACAGCTTATGCTACAGATCAAGAAGGAAATATTAATTATTCTCAAAGACAAGAATATTTAGATTCTGTATACAATGTACCCGTTTATAATCTTTTAGGAGCTGAGTTTACCTACAAAGAAGTGCAGGACATGGAGTTAAATCTTGGTCTTGATTTACAAGGTGGTATGCACGTTACTCTTGAGGTATCACCAGTTGATATCATCAAAGGTTTAAGTGGTAATAATGAAGATGAGGGTTTTAATCAGGCTTTAGAAACAGCTAAAGAAAGACAAAAAACTAGCCAAAACAGTTTTGTAGATTTATTCTATCAGGCTTTCCAGGAAGAATATCCTGATAAAAAGTTAAGCGAATTCTTTGCTACTTCAGCGAACAGAGAGAGAATTAGCTTCCAAACAGAAGACAGCGAAGTAATGAGAATTATTCGTTCAGAAGTGGATGATGCTATTGATCGTTCTTTTGAAATCTTAAGAACTAGGATTGATAGATTTGGTACATCACAGCCGAATATTCAGAAATTAGAAAATACAGGAAGAATTCAAATCGAGCTTCCAGGTGTAGATAACCCAGAAAGAGTTAGAAAATTATTACAAGGGGTTGCTAAGCTTGAATTCTTACAAGTTGTTGAAGTAAATGAGGTTTCTGATGCTTTAGGTGCGGCTAATGAATTAATAGTAGAAGAACAAAAAGCTAAGCAGAGCAATGAATTAGTTTCGGAGGATGCAACAGATGTTTCTGAAGAGGAAAGTGCGGATTTAGCAGATTTATTATCAGAAGATGAAACTGATACTACAGCAGTTGCTGAGGGTGATTCAACGGATGCAAGTCTTGATTCATTAGAAAATGCTCAAAATGTATCTCCATTATTCAGCTTAATTAGAAGCCAATATGGTTTAGTATATGAAGTTACCGATACAGCTAAAATTAATGACATTATCCAAAGAGAAGATGTTCAAGCTTTATTTCCAAGAAACACAAGATTAATTTGGGATGTTAAGCCAAGAAAGTTAGATGATGGTACTGAGTTATTAGAACTTTATGTAGTAAGAACTTTAAGAAATAACCAAGCCATGTTAACGGGTGAGGTTATTAATGATGCAAGACAAACTTTTGATCAAGTGGGTCAGCCTGCCGTAGACATGAGCATGGATGCTACGGGCGCTAGAAAATGGGCGAAAATTACCAGAGAAAACATCAATAAAAGAATTGCAATAGTTTTAGATAATTATGTGTATTCTGCTCCAAATGTGAATGTTGAAATTCCTAATGGTAAATCTATCATTGAAGGTAACTTCACTATTGAAGAAGCTAAAGATTTAGCGAATATCTTAAAAGCAGGTTCATTACCAGCGCCAACTAGAATTGTTGAAGAAGCTATCATTGGTCCAACTTTAGGAAAAGAAGCAAGAGCACAAGGTATCATCTCTATTGTAGCGGGTTTAGCTATGGTATTGATTTTCATGGTAGCCTACTACGCTAAAGGTGGTTTAATTGCCAACATTGCCTTAGTATTTAACATCTTCTTTATCTTAGGAATTTTAGCACAATTAAATGCTGCTTTAACCTTACCAGGTATTGCCGGTATTGTGTTAACAATTGGTATGTCAATTGATGCGAACGTGCTAATTTTCGAACGTATCAGAGAAGAAATGAGAGGAGGATCTCCTTTATTAAAAGCGATATCAGCGGGTTACTCTAAAGCCTATAGCTCAATTGTGGATGCGAACGTAACTACCTTCTTAACGGGTGCTATTTTATACTGGTTAGGCCAGGGTCCTGTTAAAGGATTTGCTATTACTTTAATGATTGGTATTGCATGTTCATTCTTCTCAGCGGTATTTATTACAAGAGTAATTGTGAGCTGGATGAGCAAAAAAGGTGATCAGTCTAAGATTTCTTTCGCTACTCCATTCTCTAAAAACTTATTAACCAACATCTCTGCTAACTTTATGAGCAAGAGAAAAATGGCCTATATCGGTTCTGGTATTGTAATCGTGATTGGTGTTGTTTTAATGGTTACGAAAGGTTTAACATTCGGTGTTGACTTCACAGGGGGTCGTTCTTATGTTGTAAGATTTGCTGACCAAGTGGAGACTACTAGCCTTAAAGTAGCATTAGATGGTACTTTAGAAGATGCAGGTACTGAAGTGAAAACTTATGGTGCGAACAACATCTTAAAAGTGACTACTTCTTATTTAGTAAATGAAGAATCTACTGAAGCGGATAATGAAGTGAAATCAAAAATCATTGATGGTATCGCTCAAGCAACTGGAATGAGCTATGTTGAGACTGAGTCAGCAATGGGAGATAATGATTTCACCATCAGTGGTTCATCAAAAGTAGGGGCTACTATTGCGGATGATATCAGAAACTCATCACAGGAATCTGTAATATTTGCCTTAATCGCAATCTTTATCTATATCTTAATCAGATTTAGAAGATGGCAGTTTGGTTTAGGTGCTGTTGTTGCCTTATTCCACGATACATTATTTGTATTATCTGCCTTTGCGATTGCTAAATTATTAGGTTTTTCATTCGAAATCGATCAGGTATTTATTGCGGCAATCTTAACCGTTATTGGTTACTCTATTAACGATACCGTGGTGGTATTCGATAGAATTAGAGAGACATTAGGTGTTAAGTCAAAAGCTTCTAATGTGGAAACTTTCAATATGGCGATTAACAATACGATCAGTAGAACCTTAATGACTTCCATCACTACATTGGTTGTAATCTTAATCTTATTCATCTTTGGTGGTGAGGTATTAAGAGGATTCTCTTTCGCTTTATTAGTAGGTATTTTAGTGGGTACTTATTCGTCAATCTTTATTGCAACTCCAGTAGTATTGGATTTAGCAAAAGGTAGTAAAAAGAAACAAGTAGAAGCTTAA